The genomic region ATTATAATGATGGATATTATAATGCAAGTCAGCAATTTACTATGACGATAAATACTAGCTCTACAGGACAAATAAAAGTTTGTATTGTTATATTATTAGCTTAAATTGCAGCTAATTTTTATTATATATGGCGAATCCTCTTATTATGCGTTTAATAGGCATTTTAAGAGGATTTTTATTGCAGTAGTGTTATTACATTAAAATATTAAAACAATAGGATTACAGGTTAAATGGTGAGGTGTTTTTTTCGGAGATTAAACAAAACAATAGAAAATTATGTAAATGAGGGGAGAACAAATGAAGAATAATGGGATTGTAAAAATTGGATTACTAATTTTAATATTAGTTTTTGCGATAGGGTTAAGTCTTTGGATTGGAATAGATTTTGCGATAAGGACATTAATACTTGTTATGTGTGTTGATTATGTTTTGGGGTTATCTCTTGCGATAAGCGATAAATCTAAGCATGGTGACGGAGGGTTATCAAGTCATATAGGGTATAAGGGACTAGTTAAAAAGATTAATATGTTATTACTTGTTGGGGTTGCCGTGATAGTTGAAAACTTTTTAATAGGTATGGGACTGCGTGTTAAGTATATAAAAGATATCATTGTTATAGCTTTTGTACTTAACGAGATTATATCGATCCTAGAAAATAGTAAGCTAATGGGATTGGACATAACCCATATGGTATCTCAGGCTTTAAAGATATTTAAAAATAAAAAATAACCTCTTTTCTCAGGTTTGAAGAAAGGAGGTTATTTTTATGCAAATTAAAAAGCTTAGTAATTGTTTTAAAGCTACTTCAACAATTACTAAAGTTAATAAAAGAAATACTACTTTGATTATATCACTTTCGGAGGTATTTTACAAATGAAAATCAATGAGAAACTAGTAAAGTATAATTTTTCGAGTCGTAAAGGAGAAAAAATAAAATACATAACAGTTCATGATACAGGTAATCCAGATAGAGGTGCCGATGCTGAGGCACATTTTAAATTACATGATAGAGCAGATAGAGGAGCATCAGAACATTATTTTGTTGATGATAAACAGATATTAAGGATTATAAGAGATGAGGATAAAAGTTGGCACTGTGGAGATGGAAAAGGAAAGTATGGCATAACAAATGAAAATAGTATTGGAATTGAAATGTGTATCAATAGCGATGGAGATTTTGATAAAACCTATAAAAACACACTAGATTTAGTTAAACATCTAATGGGTAAATATAATATATCAATTGATAAAGTAGTTAGGCATTATGATGCTAGTAGGAAGAGTTGTCCTGATACTTGGTCTGAAAACAATTGGGATGGGTGGGATAAATTTAAAAGTGATTTACAAGTTAAAAAAGATTACACACCATCCATAACATTATTGTATAAAAATGTTTTACAAAGAGAGCCAGATGATGAAGGCTTAAAATATTGGAATGAGCAATTGAATACTGGACTTAGTTTTGGAGATTTACTTAAAAGATGGGGCGAGAGCGAGGAGTTTAGAGAAAAGTATGCTATATAATTATATAGCATACTTTTATTTAACATATTTTTATGCCTCTTTTTAGTTATTCTAAAGGTGGAAGTTTTTTTAATGTTTTAGAATCCCACATTTCCATCAGGTCAGTTTTATATTTTTCCGCCCACTCTTTTACAAGTGATTGAGCTATGTCTGTTAAATCACCTTCCACCATTTCGAGTGTGTCAATTTTAAAAATACCTAATGTATCGTCATATAAAGCTTGGAAGTGAGGAGGGTTATAGCCAGTGAAAAATATTTTAACAGTAATGCCATAAAATTTGGTAATTTCTCCCATTTAATTCACCTCGATTTAGTTGGTTTTGTTGTTTCAAGAGGAACTATTGCAATTGTTTTCCCTAAGGGTTTTAGTAATTTTAAAATAGTGTTAAGTTGTGGTATATTTGTTCCTTTTTCCATCCTCGCTATAATTGGTTGTTTTATGTTGCTTAACTCTTCAAGTTGTTTCTGTGTGAGTCCATTTTCCTGTCTAAGTTTTATTATTTCGGATACAATTTCTTTTATCTTTTCTTCAATCATTAGCAAGTTATTTTAATATTCCATTTTCCCAGAGTTCGTATTCTGAAATATCTATATTTTCATTCCGGGATATTCCGATACCGCCAGAATCAACACATACATTTTTAAATAGCGATGGATTATCTTGTATAGGTTTAAACATTTGAGGTAGCTTTTCAAAAAGGTTTTTTACGTCATAAATTTTTTCAATATCATTTGTAAAAGTGACAGACAGAATAAAGTTTTCAAGAGGTTCTACATTTTTAATTTTAATTGATAAATTCATAGTATTTCCACCCTTAAATTTTTATTTAAGCTTTCCACCATTATCTTAATGGTGGAAGCTTTTTTAATATTTTGGTATTCCACATTTCCATGATATCGCTGTTATATTTTTTAGCCCACTGCTTTAAAAATTTTACAGCATACATGGGAACAAGATAACTGGTCAAAGTGGGATAATTTTAAAGAGGATTTAATGAGATTAGATACGGAAAATCATAAGGATTACATATCATCTATAACATTACTCTATAAAAATGTTTTTCAAAGAGAGCCTGATAATGAAGGTTTGACTTATTGGAATGATCAATTAAATACAGGATTGAGTTTTGGTGATATGTTGAAACAATGGGGAGAAAGTGAAGAGTTTAGGGAAAAATATATAATTATTAGAAGGTATACCTTTTAGAGGTATACCTTTTTTATTTTTGTAAGCAATTCTTACGAATTGCTTACATTATATAAAATATTATAAATTTTTACAGGTTATTGTGGGTATTTATAAGTGCTTTAGTGCCGTTTATATTTTGAATTTTACTATATTGTAAGTATCCATGAACTATGATAGATATTTATAAATTTTTACGTTTTGTCAAACATATCATGTAGAAACTATTGTTAGATTTACTTTATGACCTATACGGGGAATATATTAATATATTTTTATAGAATTTTTGATGAGGGATCTTCCCCCTTATTTTTATATTTAAAGATGAAATGTATTTTAATACAATATTTTCTATTTGTAAAAAAATTTATTTAAGGTAATAATAAGATAAGGTTAATAATTTGTTTAGGTTAATAATTTTGAAAGGTAGAAGTATGGAATATGGATAGAAAAAATTGTGATGATATGAATATAAACGTAGAAGATTACAGTACTGATAAATTATTAGATTTTTTAAATGAGAGCGATACATATTTTATAAAAGATGATAAAAGTGGAATTATTGGAAATAAAAAGACAGGTGTTATGATAGATAAGAGGACTGGTCAGAAAATTTTTGATAGTAAAAATAGGGATAGTTTAGAAATTAAAAATTATTTAGGTAATATAAAATATGATTTTTTAGATTGTAAGAGTTCTATTAAAAGCCTTAATACTTCTGATTTAAAAATTTTTGAAGATAATTCTAATAATAGTTCAAATAATAGTGAAAAAGAGAATGATATAAGCAATTTAAATCCATTTGAAAATAATTTAAAGAATTCTAATTTGAGCAGAGATAATTTGAGAAGATTGTTGTTAAATAGGGCAAGAAAGGTGAGTAAAAAACCTAGTAATATTGAAATTGAAAGTAGTTTAAATAAGAACAAGAATTTAAATTTAAGTGAAAGCAAGGATATTTCTAATGAAAATTTATCTGATAATAGTAAGAAATTAACTGAAGATAAGGAAGAAATAATTGATAAAAATATAAGTTTAGAAATAAACAAGAAAGAAGATGAATTAATAAGTGATAATATTGGAAGTGATGAAGAACTATTAAAAAAGATTAATTCTAAATTTAACAATGTAGAAAATGAGATTTCGGATATTAAAATTGAAGATTCGCATTTAAATGATTATAATTTTTATTCTTTTGAAGAATTTGAAAATTTAAATTCAGATATGGAGAGCTCTAAAAATGCTGCTATAGAAGTTAAGAGTGAAAAGAAAAAGATTAATGAATTAGATAAATTTAAGACAATTATGGATTTTGAAGATTATTTACTGATTATGAAAAGCGATGAAGAAATTCTCAAATCTCCATTTTCAGATGAAAAAATTGAAGTTCCTAAGGTGGTTGTTAAGGAAGATGAAGAGGGTGATTCCTTTAATCCATTTGATACTTTATTTGAGGTTGAAGAGATTGAGAATCATGATGTTAACAATGAAAATGCAATTGAAGAAGGAATGCTTCCAGAATTTAATTTAAATCAAACTATGAGTAAGAAGGTAAGTATAAGGGAAGTAATCAAAAATAAGCAGAAAAAGAAACAGGATAAGAAAGAGATGCAAGAGAAATTATTCTTTGAGACATTAGACGAGAGGATAGAACAGTTTAAGAATTTTAAAGAGAATAGTATAGATTCACAAGGTGTATTAAATGCTATTAATATGGATTTAAATAAGATAAATTCTTCGATCAAGGTTGAGTTTAATAATTTAAATAAACGAAGGAATGTAAGATCAAAGGATGGATCATATAAGAAAACATTGAATTCTAAAGATGATAAATTTTCCCTTCAAAATTTACTCGAAGAGATTTATGAGGAAAAAGGGGAAGAAGCAAAGGGACTTGATACAAATGAATTAGATATAGATGCTATAAAGAAAGATTTATCTAATAATGAAAATACAAAACAAATAGTAAATTAAAAATTGGGTTTAAATTTGTATAAATATTTACTATAATAGTTTTAATGCTAAAAATGAGAGGACCAGTTTATGGGAAAGTATAAAGATGATCAAGAAAACATTTTTGATAAAAATGAATTCTATAAAGAAGATGATGAGGAAGATTTGTCTGATGAGTATGCGTATCTTTTAGAAGATGAGGATAGCCTTGAGAGTGATGATAAACCTCTACCCAAGAGATCGGAAAATAGAAAGCATAGGGGTAGGTTTTTATCTACGATTTTAGAATGGGGTATAACGATAGTTGCAGCTTTGTTAATATCTTTTCTAATAAATAAATTTTTAATATTCAAGGTATATATACCTTCAGAGTCTATGTTTCCAACTCTTAAGGTTGGAGATCAGCTTTTTGTAACTAAAATGTATAGTGCAGATTCTATACAAAGAGGAGATGTACTTGTATTTTATTCGGAAGAATTCAATGAATTACTTATAAAGAGAGTTATAGGGCTTCCAGGGGATGATATAGTTGTTAAGGCATCGGGAGAGGTGCTTGTGAATGGTGAGGTACTTAAAGAGGATTATGTTTTTCAAAAAGATGAAACTGCCATATTTGATTTGAATTTTAAAGTTCCTGAGAATGAATATTTCTTCCTTGGAGATAATAGAGCGAATTCTCTAGATAGTAGATATTGGAGTGATCCTTATATAAGCTTTGATGATATAAGGGGAGAGGCAAGAATTATTGTTTATCCATTTAATAGGATTAAGTTATTAAAATAATGTTTAGTCGTTCTTTTAAAATATACCGTTAGAAGGTATAATTGAAAGAGCGACTTTATTTTTTTAAGAAGGATAATGGGGTATGGATGTAAAATTAAATTATAAAATTGAAAAGGAATATTTAGATAATGTGCTTGTTTATTTAAATGACAAATTGGCTGAGTATATAGAAAATAGACGAGATATTTCTGATTCTATCGTTGAGTATCGGAAGAAATTTATAGAAGAATATAGAGATGATGATGATAAAATAATAGATTATTTTGATCATGAAAATTATAAGAATGAACAAATTTTTATGGTAGTTGAAAGAAAAATTAAAGAGATTCTTTATTTAAAAAAAACCCCTTATTTTGGAAAGATTGTTATAAGCGAGGATGGTAAGGAAGAGAAATTCTATATAGGATCATATGGGTTTGATGTTGGACTTGAAGTTCCTCTCATAATCGATTGGAGAGCACCTATAGCTTCCTTATTTTATCAGGGTAAAATTGGAAGTCTTAGTTATACAATACCATCTGGTGAAGATATTTGTGTTTCTTTAAATGAGAGAATACAATTTTTGATTAGAGATGGGAAAATAATTTCCATGTTTGATTCAGAGATAGATGTTAAAGATGAGTTTTTAAAGGAGATGTTATCTTTAAAATCTTCAAATAAATTAAAAACTATCGTTCAAACTATTCAGATCAATCAGGATAAGATAATAAGGGAAGATAGGAGAAAATCAATTATAATAAATGGAGTGGCAGGAAGTGGAAAGACATCTATAGCACTCCATAGAATAGCGTATTTACTTTATAATTTTAGAAATTATTTTAAAGATAGGGTTCTTATATTATGTCCAAATAAGATTTTTATGGAATATATATCATCTGTTCTTCCATCTCTTGGAGAATACGGAGGAGTACATAGTTATACCAGTGAGGATTTTATTTATTTGAGTACGGGGGGAGATTTAAATTTTAATTCTTATGAATTACATATGGAGAAGATACTTAATGATAAAGAATATTTAGATGAATTTAAATTTAAGGGTAGTTCCAAGGTAAAATGTGAACTGGATAAGTTTATTTTAGATGTTGAGGAAAATATAAATCTTGGAGGAGATATTTATTTTAGAGAGGAACTTATTATAGATTATGAGGAATTAAATAGATTATTTTACAAATCATTTAAGAGTCGTGCTATAAGTGTTAGAATAGATTTAATAAGAAAGAGAATATTTGATAGAATAAATAAAGTTAGAAATAGTTTTGTTTTTAAAATCAAAAATAAGTATGAGAGCATGAAGGTACATCCTGATATGGAGAATTACTATGATATGTTGATGAAAAATGAAATATATGACGTAGTAAGAGAGAGCAGTGATTTAAAATCATCGCTACATTATTTAAAATTAGAGTCATCTTATGAATTATATAGGGAATTTTATGAAGATTATTTTTCAAAAGATCTAGGCGATTTAGATTTTGGAGATTTAGTATTAATAAAGTATATTGATATTAAGTTTTATAAGCCTAAAAAAGATCGGGAATATAAGCTTGTTGTTATAGATGAGGGGCAAGATTTTTCTTATATGTTTTATGAAGTTATAAAACTGTGTACAGAGGCGTCTTCTTATTTAGTAGTTGGTGATTTAAATCAAAGTATTATAAAATTTGAAGAAAATTTTATTTATAGCACACGTGTACTTGAAAATAAAGAAGATTTTACAATACTTGATTCGTATAGATCAACTAAAAATATAATTGATTATTCTTTGAAATATATAGATAATGATATTTGTGTTAACTCTATAAGAAATGGTGAAGATGTTTTATATTATGAATGTGATTATGATGATTTGAGAAGATTATTAATTGAATCCATAAATAATTTAAGATTACAAGATGAGACAAATATAGGAATAATTGTTTTAAACCAAAGTATGATAGATAAGGTATACAATATGATAAGATCCAATTTTTATATTAAAGTAATTAATAATGAGGATCACGTTTATAGTGATAATGGAATATTTTTAATGACAGTATACTTATCAAAGGGACTTGAATTTGATTCTGTTTTGGTTATTGATTCTGGATTTGAAGATAATATTTTATATATAATGTTAACTAGAGCTATGCATAAAGCAATTCATATAAAAATAAAAAATGTAATACCTTAAAGTATTACATTTTTTATTGTATTATCTATTAAATTAATGAACTTATCTTTAATAATACAGTCTTCAAAATATTTATTTAATATTAAATGCTTATTTTTCAATTCTGTACATATTAAATTAAATTCTTTAAGATAGTTGTTAAGCTCTTTTTTCATAATTGATAGTTCTTTATTTTCAAAATCTATGAGAAATTCTTTATCATATATTTGTATTCCTGGAATTTTATCATTAAACAATATATTATTTGAGATTATGCAAAGGTTTAAAGTTGGAATTCTTATATGATCTATTGATTTATTTATAGAATTTTTATAGATTTCATAATACAAATTTAAATTAATTGATTCATTTAATATTTCGTTTATTAAAATATCTTTAAATATAGAAAAATAATCATTTAGTATAAATAGTTTGTTTTCATAGGAATGTAATTGACTTGAAAACGATTTAAAACCATTTATTCCAACAGATGAGATTAAAAACTCTGAGTTATTAAGATTATCTTTATGGGGAATATCGTTAAATATATTATTTAACAAATTATCTTTAAAATTGTATAGTTTATTTGTGTTTAGGTATTTTGAGAGTTCTTTAGATATTAATTTAAATAGGGTATATATTTTATTTATCCATTCTTTTAGATTATGTGATAGAACATATTCTATATCTTCTTTTATTTTTATTATGCAATCATTTTTTTTATAGTTAACAAATGAATCTAGTTCTATTAAATGAGTGTCTTTACTAAGATCATTCGAAGTATTTATCGAGATATTTAAATCAGGAAGAATAATTTTGCAGATATGATCATTTATGAATTTGTCATATAGATATAATTGAGTTGTTTTAATATTGTATAATCTATTAGAAATTATATTTAGAGACTTATTACTGATGTAGTTGTTTTGTGATTTTAAATATATATTTTTTTCATAATTGCTGTTTAATTCATTTAAAAATAATCTTTTTAGATAGAATGTCAAGATAAATGCTCCTTTTAAAATTACTTATAATATTATAATAGTAAATAAAAAAAATAAGGTGTTTTAAACACCTTAATTAAATGTATTATTTTTAAATATTTTGCAATCGAAGTTGTTATATTTACTTAGGACAATTTTTGTACATTCATCTATGATATCAAAGTTTATTTTATCGTAAAATTCTTTTTTTAGTTTAATCTCAAAGAAAATAGTATTCTTTCCGTTTTTATTTACTACTCTAAAATCTATAATATCGCTTATTTCATTTATATTTTCCTTAATAAGTGACCTAATTGTATTATATATTTCGAGTGATTCTTTATTATGAATGTCTATCGGATCTATATGTATAACCAGATGTATCATCATAGTATTTTCAATATCTTTTTCTATTCTATCTATTAGTGAGTGTACATCTATTAAATTTAAGTTGGAGGGTACTTCTACATGTATAGATGCAAGAGTTTTGTTTGGGCCATAATTATGAACGACAAGATCATGTAGCCCCAAAATGTTTTTATAGCTCAATATTTTCTCTTTCAATTCTTTAACTATCTCATCACTAGGAGCTTCTCCAAGAAGAGAACTCATAGTCTCTTTTATAAGTCCAATTCCAGAATAAATTATAAATAAGGATATAATAACTCCCGCATATCCATCTAATGATATTTTTATAAAATTTGATAATAAAAGTGACGCACTTAAAATCGTAGTTGTTAAGGCATCGTAAAATGCATCAACTGAAGTTGCCTTAAGAGATTTTGAGTTTATTTTTTTAGATACTTTAAGGTTTATTATACCAATCCATATTTTTATAAAAATGGATATTATTAGGATTACAAATAGAATTATGCTAAAATTTGTATTTTCTTTGCTCATTATCTTTTCTATGGATGATTTGATGAAACTAATTCCAATGAATATTATGAGGAATGAAACTATAAGAGATGCTATGTATTCATATCTACCGTGGCCTTGAGGATGTTCTTTATCAGCTGGTTTCATAGAAAATTTAAATGCTATTAGGTTTATTATGGATGATGCAGAATCAGATAGGTTGTTAAATGCGTCAGCTGTTATTGAAATACTTTTTAATACTACTCCTATGAACACTTTTATTAAAAATAAAATTAAATTTAAAACTATGCTTATATAACTGCACAAAAGACCATAAGAGGAGCGGACTTTTGGATCCTTAACATTTTGATGATTTCTTATAAATTTTTTGGATAAGAAGTTTAACATATTAGACCTTCCTAAAATTTTATTTGTATTAAAGTATAACATTATATAGTTGATGTTTAAACAAAAAATTATTGACTAATATTGTTAGAAACATATAACATTAAATTAAAAATATTTCAGAAGATGTTATTTTAAGGAGTGTATTGTGTGTCTATAGTTGTACAAAAGTATGGAGGAAGTTCCGTAAGTACGATTGATAAAATTAAAAATATAGCAGAGAGTATAATAAGACGTGTAGAACAGGGAAATAAGGTTGTTGCTGTTGTTTCTGCTATGGGAGATACTACAGATAATTTACTTTCTATGGCAAAAGAGGTTTGTGATAATCCGAATAAAAGAGAGCTGGATTCATTACTTTCAACTGGTGAGGTAGTTTCTAGTTCTCTTTTAAGTATGGCTATAAATTCTTTTGGATATGATGCTATAAGTTTGAATTCATTTCAAATACAATTGAAGACCTTAGGGGTTCATGGTAAGTCATTAATTGAAGATATTAATCATGAAAAGATACTTGAATATTTAAATCAAGGTAAGATAGTTATTATAGCAGGGTTTCAAGGTATAAATGACAAAGGAGATGTAACAACTCTTGGACGTGGTGGATCAGATACTACTGCTGTGGCACTTGCTGTGAAATTAAAATGTGATTGTGAAATTTATACAGATGTTGATGGAATATATAGTGTTGATCCGAGGAATTATAAAGATGCAAAGAAAATTCCAGAGATAGATTATGAAGAGATTTTAGAATTGTCTAGCCTTGGAGCTCAGGTAATGCATTCAAGAAGTATTGAACTTGCACAAAAGTATAAAATTAAGATTTATGTAGGAAAAAGTTTGGGAGATATGAATGGAACTTATATAATGGAGGTTAAAAATATAGATATGGAAAGTAAGCCTATAATAGGAATTGCAACAAGTGATGAAGATATTGCATTGAGTATAAAGAATATGAAAAATGATATTAATTTGATTTCATCTATTTTTAATGATGTTGGCAAGAAAAATATAAATGTTGATATGATAAGCCAAACAACTCCAATCAATTCTAGTATAAATTTATCATTTACAATTCCTCTTGAGGATTTATTTGAATGTAAGGAAGTTTTAAGTAAGTATGTATTAGAAGATGATATAACTATAGATGAGAGTATTTGTAAATTTTCTGTTGTTGGTATTGGCATGAGATCAACATCTGGTGTTGCGGCAAAGTTGTTTAAAATATTTAGTGAAAACGACATAGAAATAAAAATGATAACGACGTCAGAAATCAGAATAACATGTGCAATAAACAAGAAGGATAAACTTAAAGCAATCGATTTTGTGGCGAAAGAGTTTAATTTATGAGGTTGGTGTAATAAGTGAAGTTACATGGTTCTTTAAATATAGTAGAAAATGATTTATGTATTGGAGACATAAGAATTTCTGATATAGCAAATGAGTTTGGAACTCCTTGTTATATAATGGATGAAAATTTGATTCGAGAGAATATAAGTAGATTTAAAAAATCTATGGGAGAAAATAATGTAGTTGTTTATGCAGGAAAAACTTTTTTAAACACTCATATGGTTAACATATTGAAAGATGAGAAAATAGGTTTAGATGTTGTATCTGAGGGTGAACTTTACATAGCATTTAAGTGTGGTTTTGATATGAAAAGTGTTATTTTTCATGGTAATAATAAGAGTGATAATGAAATTAGGATGGGAATTGATTTTGGAGTTGGAAGATTTGTTTGTGATTCGGTACAGGAGCTTATAAGAATTTGTACTATCTCGAGGGAGCTAAATAAAAAAAGTAAGGTATTTTTGAGGATAAATCCGGGGATAGATGCACACACACATGAGTATATAAAGACAGCTTGTATAGATTCAAAATTTGGTATATATAAGGATAAATATATGATATCAGACTTATTAAACGAGTATAAAGATAATGAAAATTTAGAGATAGTTGGGTTTCATTGTCATATAGGATCTCAGATATTTTCAAAGGATGCATATATAAATGAAGTGGATGAAATATTTGGTTTAATGAACGAAGTTAAGGAATATGGATTTGAATTAAAAGAGGTAAATTTAGGTGGAGGATTTGGTATTTATTATACAAAAGATGATTCACCTATGGATATCGAAGATAATATAAAAATTATTTTAGATAGGGTTCATTATAATTCTAATAAGTTTAGCTTAAGTTTACCAAAGGTTTATATAGAACCAGGTAGAAGCATAGTTGGAAACGCTGGAACGACAATATATAAAGTTGGAGTTATAAAGGAGATTGAAAAAATAAGAAATTATGTATCGGTAGATGGAGGAATGGCAGATAATATAAGGACAGCTCTATATAATGCGGATTATGAGTGCATTATTGCAAATAAGGCTTCAGAGAGTAGAAATTATAGAGCGAGAATAAGTGGTAAATGCTGTGAATCCGGAGATATTTTAATAAAGGATACTCTTATACAAACTCCTGATAGCGGAGATATTTTAGCTATTTTTTCAACTGGTGCGTATTGTCATTCCATGAGTAGTAATTATAATAAGATAACCAGAGCACCTATTATATTTTTTCATAATAATAAAGTTGTGCTCAAAACTAGAAGAGAAAGTTTAGATGATTTAACTAGATTGGATGTTTAAATGAATAATTTTGCTATATATCCAAATAATAAAATAAGGTTGTAAAATTATCTTTTAAGGAGAAAAAATGATTAAACTTATTATATTTGATGAGGCAAATGAGATATTAAACATAGAGAAATTTTTAAAAGATGATGTAGATATTGTTGGATATTTAAAAGGTGATAAGAATTACTTTGATGATTATATAAATGGTATAAAGGTTTACGATTTAAACGATTTACATGATATTTTATCTAAAATTGGTTTTGACTATATTTTGGTAAATAGTAGGAGATATAATATTATTTATGATAAAATAAGGGAAT from Candidatus Arthromitus sp. SFB-mouse-Japan harbors:
- a CDS encoding DUF2442 domain-containing protein, which encodes MNLSIKIKNVEPLENFILSVTFTNDIEKIYDVKNLFEKLPQMFKPIQDNPSLFKNVCVDSGGIGISRNENIDISEYELWENGILK
- a CDS encoding DUF4214 domain-containing protein encodes the protein MRLDTENHKDYISSITLLYKNVFQREPDNEGLTYWNDQLNTGLSFGDMLKQWGESEEFREKYIIIRRYTF
- a CDS encoding N-acetylmuramoyl-L-alanine amidase encodes the protein MKINEKLVKYNFSSRKGEKIKYITVHDTGNPDRGADAEAHFKLHDRADRGASEHYFVDDKQILRIIRDEDKSWHCGDGKGKYGITNENSIGIEMCINSDGDFDKTYKNTLDLVKHLMGKYNISIDKVVRHYDASRKSCPDTWSENNWDGWDKFKSDLQVKKDYTPSITLLYKNVLQREPDDEGLKYWNEQLNTGLSFGDLLKRWGESEEFREKYAI
- a CDS encoding phage holin family protein — translated: MKNNGIVKIGLLILILVFAIGLSLWIGIDFAIRTLILVMCVDYVLGLSLAISDKSKHGDGGLSSHIGYKGLVKKINMLLLVGVAVIVENFLIGMGLRVKYIKDIIVIAFVLNEIISILENSKLMGLDITHMVSQALKIFKNKK
- a CDS encoding aspartate kinase; translation: MSIVVQKYGGSSVSTIDKIKNIAESIIRRVEQGNKVVAVVSAMGDTTDNLLSMAKEVCDNPNKRELDSLLSTGEVVSSSLLSMAINSFGYDAISLNSFQIQLKTLGVHGKSLIEDINHEKILEYLNQGKIVIIAGFQGINDKGDVTTLGRGGSDTTAVALAVKLKCDCEIYTDVDGIYSVDPRNYKDAKKIPEIDYEEILELSSLGAQVMHSRSIELAQKYKIKIYVGKSLGDMNGTYIMEVKNIDMESKPIIGIATSDEDIALSIKNMKNDINLISSIFNDVGKKNINVDMISQTTPINSSINLSFTIPLEDLFECKEVLSKYVLEDDITIDESICKFSVVGIGMRSTSGVAAKLFKIFSENDIEIKMITTSEIRITCAINKKDKLKAIDFVAKEFNL
- a CDS encoding DUF4160 domain-containing protein; its protein translation is MGEITKFYGITVKIFFTGYNPPHFQALYDDTLGIFKIDTLEMVEGDLTDIAQSLVKEWAEKYKTDLMEMWDSKTLKKLPPLE
- a CDS encoding cation diffusion facilitator family transporter; amino-acid sequence: MLNFLSKKFIRNHQNVKDPKVRSSYGLLCSYISIVLNLILFLIKVFIGVVLKSISITADAFNNLSDSASSIINLIAFKFSMKPADKEHPQGHGRYEYIASLIVSFLIIFIGISFIKSSIEKIMSKENTNFSIILFVILIISIFIKIWIGIINLKVSKKINSKSLKATSVDAFYDALTTTILSASLLLSNFIKISLDGYAGVIISLFIIYSGIGLIKETMSSLLGEAPSDEIVKELKEKILSYKNILGLHDLVVHNYGPNKTLASIHVEVPSNLNLIDVHSLIDRIEKDIENTMMIHLVIHIDPIDIHNKESLEIYNTIRSLIKENINEISDIIDFRVVNKNGKNTIFFEIKLKKEFYDKINFDIIDECTKIVLSKYNNFDCKIFKNNTFN
- the lepB gene encoding signal peptidase I, with the protein product MGKYKDDQENIFDKNEFYKEDDEEDLSDEYAYLLEDEDSLESDDKPLPKRSENRKHRGRFLSTILEWGITIVAALLISFLINKFLIFKVYIPSESMFPTLKVGDQLFVTKMYSADSIQRGDVLVFYSEEFNELLIKRVIGLPGDDIVVKASGEVLVNGEVLKEDYVFQKDETAIFDLNFKVPENEYFFLGDNRANSLDSRYWSDPYISFDDIRGEARIIVYPFNRIKLLK
- a CDS encoding helix-turn-helix domain-containing protein, whose protein sequence is MIEEKIKEIVSEIIKLRQENGLTQKQLEELSNIKQPIIARMEKGTNIPQLNTILKLLKPLGKTIAIVPLETTKPTKSR
- a CDS encoding HelD family protein, with the translated sequence MDVKLNYKIEKEYLDNVLVYLNDKLAEYIENRRDISDSIVEYRKKFIEEYRDDDDKIIDYFDHENYKNEQIFMVVERKIKEILYLKKTPYFGKIVISEDGKEEKFYIGSYGFDVGLEVPLIIDWRAPIASLFYQGKIGSLSYTIPSGEDICVSLNERIQFLIRDGKIISMFDSEIDVKDEFLKEMLSLKSSNKLKTIVQTIQINQDKIIREDRRKSIIINGVAGSGKTSIALHRIAYLLYNFRNYFKDRVLILCPNKIFMEYISSVLPSLGEYGGVHSYTSEDFIYLSTGGDLNFNSYELHMEKILNDKEYLDEFKFKGSSKVKCELDKFILDVEENINLGGDIYFREELIIDYEELNRLFYKSFKSRAISVRIDLIRKRIFDRINKVRNSFVFKIKNKYESMKVHPDMENYYDMLMKNEIYDVVRESSDLKSSLHYLKLESSYELYREFYEDYFSKDLGDLDFGDLVLIKYIDIKFYKPKKDREYKLVVIDEGQDFSYMFYEVIKLCTEASSYLVVGDLNQSIIKFEENFIYSTRVLENKEDFTILDSYRSTKNIIDYSLKYIDNDICVNSIRNGEDVLYYECDYDDLRRLLIESINNLRLQDETNIGIIVLNQSMIDKVYNMIRSNFYIKVINNEDHVYSDNGIFLMTVYLSKGLEFDSVLVIDSGFEDNILYIMLTRAMHKAIHIKIKNVIP